AGGGGTGGTGTTAGGGGGGCAATCAGCAAACCATGGTAGCGCCGCGTCAGGGTTCCCGCCACCGTGCCGGCAGCGTAACCGCCAAGGCTATTGGTCAGCCACCACTCACGCCGTTCTCCCTGTGCAAGGTCGCCGCAGATTTCCCGGCCAAAGCGGATAGGAGGGGGAAGAGTCAAGGTCATAATATTTTACTCTAGACCGTACGCGGATTGCTCGCTTGAAGCAGCAAGGGCCTGGGAGCAAAAATCAACGCCCCTTCGTTAATCTGAGTTACCAGGGGTTAGCGGCTCAATATCCCCCTCTTTATGAACTGGCTTAGGCATCTCGGCTCGCACCCGCACCTGGCGGCGCTCTACAAATGTGCGAACCACAACATAGAAAATGGGTGTGAACACAAGGCCAAAAAAGGTGACCCCAAGCATACCACTTAAAACGGCCACTCCAAGGAGTTCCCGGCTTTCCGCTCCAGCCCCCTCGGCGATCACCAGGGGCAATACCCCAAAAACAAAAGCAAAAGAGGTCATGAGGATGGGGCGCAAGCGCAACCTGGAGGATTCTACTGCGGCCTTATACCGGTTCAAACCCTGTTTATCCTGTAATTGCTTGGCAAACTCAACGATTAGGATCGCATTTTTACTCGCCAGCCCGATAAGCACGATAAAACCGATTTGGGTAAAAATATTATTATCCATACCCATGAACCAGATCCCCATAATGGCAGACAGCAGACACATGGGCACAATCAGGATCACCGCCAACGGCAACGACCAGCTTTCATACTGGGCAGCGAGCACGAGAAAAACGAACAGCACACAGAGGGGGAAGATATAAACGGCGGTATTGCCCGCCAGGATTTGCTGATAAGTCAGTTCCGTCCATTCAAAACCAAATCCCCGGGGTAATTCACGCTCGGCAATGGCTTCCATCAAAGAAATAGCCTGTCCTGAACTAATTCCAGGCATCGCATCGCCATTTACCTCTGCGGCAGGAAATAGGTTGTAACGATTGACTTTATCAGGACCCGTAGTTTCTTGAATATCCACTAAGGCGCCAAGGGGCACCATCTCACCACTCACGTTACGGGTTTTCAGCAGATAGATATCTTCAGGCTGGTCGCGAAACGCTCCATCCGCCTGGGCTACAACCCGAAAAGTACGGCCAAAAAGATTAAAATCATTGACATAGAGGGAGCCCAGATAAACTTGCAGGGTATCGAAAACATTACTAAGGGGCACCCCCATGGAGCGCGCTTGGGTACGGTCAATATCCAAATAAATCTGGGGAACATTGGCTCGGAAGGTGGTAAATAATCCACTCAATTCAGGGGTTTGATTTCCCGTGATAATCACCTGTTCCACCGCATCTTGCAGAGCATGCAACCCACGTCCTCCTTGATCCTGGATCTCCATCTTAAATCCGCCGAGGTTACCGATACCCCGCACCGAGGGAGGAGGAAAGACCCCGATAAAGGCTTCCTGGATTTCGCCGAGCCGCTGCTGGAGCGTTTCGGCAATAGCGTTAGCACCCAAGTTTTCCTCTGTGCGCTCGGAGAAAGGATCTAGAATGACGAAAATAGTGCCCACATTAGGCTGATTCCCGCGCATGATCACTGACCATCCCGCCACCGCATTGGTACTCAATATACCCTTCGTATCGAGAATAATTTCGTTGGCCCGACGAAGCACCGCATCGGTGCGCTCCAGGGAAGCTGCGTCCGGAAGCTGGGCAAAGACAATCAAATAGCCCTGATCTTCCTGGGGAATAAAACCGGTCGGCACTTGGGTAAACCCCAGGTAGGTGAGCCCTAGCAACCCGCCGTAGATTCCTAGCATCAGCACGCTCATCCGCACGAGGCGGCGAATAAGCAGTGTATATTTAGTCCAAAACCAGCCAAAAACCCAATTAAATCCCTTAAAAAACCAGCCAAAAAGCCGATCAAGCCAACGCTGTAAAAAATCCTTCTTTTCATCCGGAGACTTCAAAAAAATAGCGCTTAGAGCCGGACTCAAAGTTAACGAGTTAATGGCCGAAATAATAGTAGCGGCAGCGATAGTCAGCGCAAATTGCTGATAAAATTGCCCCGTCACCCCCGAGATGAAAGCAGTGGGGATAAACACCGCCCCTAGCACCAAAGCCATGGCAATGATCGCTCCCGACACCTCCCCCATGGCCTTGAGGGTAGCTTCCCGGCGCGGCAGGCCCGCCTCCAGGTTACGCTCCACGTTTTCCACCACCACAATGGCGTCATCCACGACAATGCCAATGGCCAGTACCATCGCCGCTAGCGTCAGGGTATTGAGGGAGAACCCCAAGGCCGCCAATACCGCAAAGGTGCCAATCAGAGAGACAGGAACCGCCAGCATGGGAATTAAGGTCGCACGCCAATTTTGCAGAAACACCAGCACCACCACCAACACGATGAGCACTGCTTCAAACAGTACTTTGACCACCGATTTCACCGATTCTTCAATAAAAGTGGTGGTGTCATAGACCACACGGTAGGCGATTCCGGGAGGGAAATCCTTGGCTAACCGTTCCATGGTTTCCATCACAGCCTGCTTGGTCTCCAGGGCATTGCTGCCCGGCCGCTGAAAAATGATGATTCCAACGGTAGGTTGACTGCCGAGATAGAGGTTAGAAGCATAGCTTGCGGCGCCCAGTTCAATACGCGCGATATCACGAACATAGGTCACTTGCCCCTCAGTGCCGGTTTTAACAATGATCTTGCCAAACTGCTCGGCCTCGGTAAGCCGCCCCATGGTATTAACAGTCAGTTGCAGATCGGTGCTACCAGGGATGGGGGGTTCGCCTAAAGTACCTGCAGCAACCTGCACATTCTGCTCCCGAATGGCGCGCACCACATCCATTGCTGTCAGTTCACGGGAAGCAAGACTCTCCGGATCCAGCCAGACCCGCATACTGTAATCACGACCTCCAAACAGGGCGATATCTCCTACCCCCGGCAACCGCGCCAGGGCCTCGCGAACATGGATAAGGGCATAATTACTGAGGTAGATTTGATCATAGCGTTGATCCGGCGAAATAATATTGACAACCAAACTCAAATCAGGCGAGCTCTTACGCACCGAGATCCCCATCCGGCGGACCTCTTCCGGCAGCCGAGGCTCCGCCAACGCCACCCGGTTTTGCACCAGCACCTGAGCCTTATCTAGATCAGTGCCCAATTCAAAGGTAATGGTGAGCCGAAGCGCCCCATCGTTAGTTGCCTGGGAAGACATATACAGCATGTCCTCAACGCCGTTGATTTCCTGCTCAAGGGGAGTGGCGACGGTTTTAGCCACCGTTTCTCCACTGGCGCCAGGATAAGTGGTGCTTACGACGACTGTCGGCGGGGCAATCTGGGGATGGCGTTCAATAGGAAGAGTCAGGATAGCAAGACTGCCGATAATAATAATTAGGATCGATAGTACCGACGCGAATACCGGATGATCCGTGAAAAAACGGGCAAAATTCATCGATGTACCCTTAACCTTGGCCGGGAGAAAATTCTTTGCCAGCCTCCAAAATAAGTGGCTTAGCGCTGGTTTGGGTAGAAGCCTCCGGGGCCGTCATGGGTGCCAACTGGGGGCTAACTTCGATACCTTCCCGGGCCCGTTGGACGCCTTTGATAATGATCCGCTCCTCCGGCTCCAGACCAGCACGAACAATGCGCAAACCATCCACGATAGGACCCAACTCAACCCGGCGGTAGGCGACCTTATTCTCATCGTTTACCACATAAACGAATTTTTGCCCCTGGTCCTGACTAATCGCCCGATCCGTAATCAATGTGGCCCGATAGCGGCCACTTCCAGGTATTCGCACCCGGGCGAAAAAACCACCGCTTAACTGATCATCCGGATTAGGGATGACAATCCGAGCGCGTACAGTGCCGGTAGAGGGGTTTGCCCGGGGCGCAACATAGTCGATAATCCCTTGAAAAGGAAAGTCTTTGTCTGTCGCAAGGCCCACTTGGGCTAGAATTCGCGCATAGCGTGCACTCACCCGACTACCTTCTTGGTGCAAGCGCCTATACTTAAGCACTGCCCGTTCATCGGCATCGATATAAACATAAATGGGATCAATGGAAACCAAGATGGCGAGCAAAGTAGCATTACCCTCGCCTCCCCCGATAATCAAGTTGCCCCCATCCACCAACTGCCGGCTAATACGCCCCCCTATGGGCGCCCTGATCTCGGTAAAGTTAAGATCAAGGCGAGCAGATTCAACGGCAGCCTGCATTTCCATGACTTCTGCTTGGGCAACCTGCCGCTCGGCAAGCCGTTGATCGTATTCCTCACGGGCAATCAGTTTTCTTCCCACCAACTGCTCGGCGCGCTCAAGTTCCGTTATCGCCAAAGTAAGCTGGGCCCGGGCCCGCTTCAAACCCGCCCGGGCCTGGGCCAGCACCGCCTGGTAAGGACGTTGATCAATGACGAACAGCAAATCCCCTTTCTCAACAATCTTGCCTGGCTCAAAAGCAATTTCATCAAGATAACCACTGACCCGAGCGCGGATTTCTACGGTCTTAGCCGCTTCGGTACGCCCTGTATAGTAGTCCCATTCGACGATCTCCCGTTGGATAGGGTGGGCAACCGTGACCTCTGGCGGCGGCGGTTCCGAAAGTTGGGGAGTGGGATCATTGCAACCATTTAAACCAAGAAAAATGGCGGCAACAACCCCAGCATGGAAAAAAGATTTAATCATTAGGGCCTTTTTCTATATTAGCTAGCCAGCCGCTAGCGCTTTTTCTTAGGGCACCTTCCTTATACTTCCTTAACGTAACTGGGCGTGTATCGCCTCATTATGATAAAAAGTGCCAGATATCTGGTAATCAAAAACAAAAATATACCTACCACTACAGCAATAGTAAAAACAATAGGATAGGGAACTTCCGCTATTATCTCAAAAAGAATTTCCATGGTCGAAGGCCGCTCGGTAGCATAGAAAGGGTCATATTTCTGGATAATTTCTCTCTCTTGAAACATCAGTTCAGTAAGCCTTTCATCCAGTTGCTCTACCCTTTCCGGATCGGAACCTGGATTTATTTTGACTCTAAGAAATTGGAGATAGGTGTTACGGAAATCCCTTCCAATATTGTTAAGCAGATCTTTATCTATATCAGTAATTCGGCTATGTATCGTAGTCGAGGAGTCCGACCGTGAAGCTAACCACATACTAGTAAGCGTTGCCGAGCCAATAATAGCGACTATTATTGGAATAATTAGCAGCCACATCCTCATTAACTTGCTGAGGTCGGCACTGCTGATACTCTTCTTCTTTCTGTCCATTAATTACCTTCTTTAGCATAATAATTTAGAGTTTGACTTTCCCAAGGCCTATTTACCCATAATCATTTAAGATCAGGAAAAGACCCCTCGCTAGGCCAGCTTCCCTGGCCTTTTGCGCCAAAAGCTTCCATAGACCACCAACTATCTTCCCCCGGCCCAGCAGCGAAGCATTTGGCAGGCGTCCTCTGTGCTATTGTCGCTCGGCCTTGCCAGCGTTGCAATCGTGCCACATTGAGCGAGGCTGTCCAATCTCTTTCGTATTTTTCAACGTAAATCTAACCTAGAAGAGGCTTTAATAACCCTGCCCCTGCTCCCCTTGGCGGTGGACCAACTTGCCTCTGGCGGCCGCTTCGCTATCCTCTAGCAATTAAGGCGTCAAAAAACCTGAATTCAAAAGGAGAACCGAAATGAATGATCCACGCATCACCATCATGCAAGGTGATATTACGAAAATGGAGGTGGATGCCATTGTCAACGCCGCTAATCAAACTCTTTTAGGGGGGGGAGGCGTGGATGGGGCCATCCACCGGGCCGCTGGGCCAGAACTCAAGGAGGAATGCCGGAGCCTAGGCGGCTGCAAGACGGGAGAAGCTAAACTCACCAGGGGATACCAGCTCCCAGCAAGATACATCATTCACACGGTCGGCCCTATCTGGAAGGGAGGTCAGCATAACGAGGATCAACTTCTAGCCCAATGTTACCGAAATAGCCTAAAGATTACGCTAGCAAAGAAGATTTCAACACTTGCCTTTCCTTCTATTAGCACCGGCGCCTACGGCTTTCCCCTTGAGCGGGCTTGCCGGATCGCCCTTCAGGAGGTGAAGGCATTTCTTGACCAAAATCCCGGGATCAAGCAAATCTATTTCGTCTGTTTCTCTGAAAAGGATCTTAAAAAATATCAAGAAGCATTTCAAACGATGTCAGCATAAGGACAGACCGGCAAAGCATTCCTCTACATAATGTTGAGGATAGCGGGGTAATCAGCGATATTCAGAAAACACTCCGTAAACTACTCGCCCGCTCCCCTCTCCAGAAAGTCAAAAAACAGACACCGGGGATTTTCAACCACGCCTTTACCCATCTCAGCCAAGGGTTAGAAGAAATTAGAGACGGGCTTAATTTGAGGAGATCCACGAAGCGGTAAGCAAGGCGACACCATAAGCTCCACGGCAGTAACAATATCCCTAGGCAATTTTACCCCTTATTTAAGGGATTGAGTAACAAGGGCATGGGACAATCTATCGCCGCGGAGAAGGCGCGTAACAATTCGGCCTCTATTACAGAAACATGATTGTTTACCGTAATAGAAGCAGCACATGCCTTCAAAACACGGGGTTTGAGCAATGGCTTGAGCAACGCTAATCGATCAATTGCAGTATCAAGTTCATTTAAATTAATGATTGAACTTTGTAGTAGCTTTATATGGATATTATCCAACTGTCTTTTTGCTGCATTAAAAGCTTTTTCAGCATCCTTGTAATTATCATGCTCGGCATGAACTAATAAAGACAATAGAATACCAATTTCATTTTCTAACTGAGATAGAGCGGAATATTTCCCGGTAACGGAAAATACTGAAGGTTTGTTAAACCCAGAATCCAAATTATGGAAGACAATCTTCTGTAGAGCCCACTGAAAAATACTAATTTTATTATCTGCCTCAATCAATACGGAAAGATTCTTTTTAAATAATTGGTATTGTGATGGCGATAGCTGGCGCATTGAAGCAATGCTGATTTCTATCAAGGGTAACCGAAATTGATTCCCCAAGGCATCAACGAGGGTTAATAATCGAGCCGTTAACTCATGAACACCTTGATCTCCCTGCTTTTCTAAATGCTCTAACTGCGATTTTCGAACCTCGGAGTCCTTATTTATAACTAAGGCATGAATTAAGGCTCTAGCGCCATAAGGTTCCCGCACTGCTTCAATAAGCTCATTAGGGACTTGGTCAATAAGGGCATGTGCATACTCCAGATGTTGCTGCTGAGGACGGCCAACGTTATTCATGGCAAAAGCAATATCCGCCACTGCTGGAGAAATCGCACCCTGAAAAGGAAAGCTTTGATTCGCTACTGGCTCTGGGGTCTCCGTGGAGATTATTTCATCGGCTTGGCGTCCGGCTTCCAGGAATTCCCCGTTCCAATGGGGTTGAATACGACGAATCCGATCGCCCAAAGGAGGATGGGTTGCCAAAAAGGAAGCTAGCATTGAACGAACACCATTAGCAAAAAAGGCATGGCTTACCTCTGCTGCCGAGGGGCTTTCTAATGTTGAACCTTCAGCAAAACCTCCAATTTTTCTTAAAGCATCGGCTATACCATCCGGATTACGGGTAAATTGCACGGCGGAAGCATCGGCAAGGTATTCCCGTTGGCGGCTTACCGATGCTTTAATAAGACTGCCAAAAAAAGATCCAACAGAACCAATCGCCACTAACCCAAGCCCCAAGACAACGGTGGCAGCTGTACTATCGCTCCGCCTCCTTCGAGAGGAACTTCTGTAACGTAATAAATAAGAACCGATAATACTAATTATCAATATGCCATGGAGCAAACCCATCAATCTAATATTGAGTCGTATATCGCCATTAAGAATATGACTAAATTCATGGGCAATCACTCCCTGTAGCTGATCGCGGTTTAAATGCCGTATACTACCTTCGGTCACTCCAATTACTGCATCGCCTGGCGTAAAACCAGCAGCAAAAGCATTAATCCCTGCCTCTGGTAAGACATAAACAAGGGGCACGGGCGTACCAGAGGCGATTGCCATTTCCTCAACGATATTAAGTACTCTACGCTCCGATGGTAGCTCGGTATTTGGGCGAATCAAACGTCCGCCCAACATTTCCGCAACCACTTTACCGCCAGAGGAAAGCGCCATAATTTTATAAAAACTCGCCGCAGCCACAATAGCCGTGACTATAAACCCAACGCCAAAAAACATTTGCCAATCGAATACGCGCAAAAAGGCTTTCCAGAAAGCCCATGAAAGGATATCCGCGGAATTGCCACCGCTTGCTAAAAGGCTATCGGCATAACGGCCCATTACCAAATCATTACCAAAATAGGCCGAGAACGCCCCCATAAATGCCATCACCAAAAAATTGGTCAGCAGGACCAATACCATTACCGCAACAATAAAAAGCAGGACAAAGCGGTTTGTATTCCGACGGGCATCATTTTGCGCTTGAAAAAAATCCATGGGACACCAATTTCAATGGAAAGGCTTTTATTAAAATGAAATGCTTGGAACGGCCTGAATAGCTTGGCTATCCTCAAACTGTAATAATGCCGAATCCGGACCATGGCCAAACATACCAGCAAGCATGTTCTGCGGAAATGATTGTTTATAAGTATTGTAATGCATGACCGCATCGTTAAACGATTGTCTGGCGAAGGCAACTCTGTTTTCTGTACTCGTCAGCTCTTCGCTGAGCTGCATCATATTTTGGTTGGCTTTAAGATCGGGGTAATCTTCCACAACAATATTAAGCTTACCAAGCGCACCAGTAAGCGTTTGCTCCGCATGGGATAACCGATTAATTGCATCCCCACTGCCAGGATCAGAAGCAGCTTGCCTCAAATCTGTCACCGCCTGGTTTCTAGCAGCAATGACCGCCTCCAGGGTTTTTCGCTCGTGTTGCAAGTATCCTTTAGCTGTTTCTACTAGATTAGGGATTAAATCATAGCGGCGTTTTAACTGAACCTCGATTTGTGCAAACGCATTTTTATAGCGGTTTTTAAAGGCTACTAGTCGATTGTAAATCACAATGACATACAAAATCATTGCTACGATTACCCCTAAAGCAATAATACCCGTCATTCCCATTGAAAGACCTCTATATGTAAAAAATATTTTGTAGAAAACCAATAATAATGCTAAAGCGCCTCTACGAATCCTTTCACTAATCCTTAAGTAAGAGCTAATCCCCCCTAATAGATATTACCCATAAGAGGCTCCCCTACCGAATGAGGACTTATACCTTTACACTATCGGTTAATCTGCTGATATATTGATTACAAGATAGGCCCACAGCGTGAAAACTATCGCTTACTTTATCACCTCCCATGGTTTTGGCCATGCGGCGCGAGCCTGCGCGGTCATGGACGCATTACGGAAAAATCTTTCTAAAATCCAATTTGAAATTTATACTCAGGTTCCCCCTTGGTTCTTCCAAGGCTCCCTACAGGGAAATTTTAATTATCATGCCTTGCTAACCGATATTGGCATTGTTCAGAAATCGCCCTTACATGAAGATTTGAAGCACACGCTACATGCTCTTGACCGCTTCCTTCCTTTTAACCCCTCTCAAGTGGTTAGACTTGCCAAGCAAATCCAAAAAAACCAATGTGAGCTTATGCTATGCGATATCTCGCCTTTGGGAATCACAGTAGCCAAGGAAGCAGAAATACCGGCAGTTCTCATTGAAAACTTCACCTGGGATTGGATTTACCAAAGTTACCTTAGCCAGCATCCAGAAATCGGCAAATATATTGATTTTTTTAAGGGTTTATTTGAAACAGCGGATTATCATATTCAAACTCAACCAGCTTGCCACCCCACACCGGTTGATTTAACCACTCCGCCCGTTTCCCGAAAAGCCAGACTTTTTAGGCAACAAATTCGAAGCAAACTCAGCCTGCCTCAGAATGCTCCAGTTATTTTAATTAGCATGGGCGGCATTCCCCCAGGACACTACCCCTTTCTAGCGCAAATAGCTGCCCAGCAAGCCCTGTTTTTTATCATTCCCGGGGTGGGTGAGAGTCTACAACGTCATGAAAATATAGTTTTTTTACCCCACCATTCCGAATTTTTCCATCCGGATTTAATCCAAGCCTCGGATCTGGTATTGGGAAAGCTAGGCTACAGTACCCTGGCCGAAACCTACTGGGCGGGCATCCCATTTGGCTATATCATCCGAACCCATTTCCGGGAATCAGAGATACTCGATAAATTTGCGAAAAAAGAGATGGACGGTTTTGCCATGAATGAAACCCAATTTAACAGGGGCGATTGGATTTCCCAATTACCTTATTATCTCAATTTACCTTCCCGGGAGCGTTTTGGCCCTAATGGCTCTGAGCAAATAGCTCGCTTTATTCTCTCTTTGTCACCATAAATTCACAGGCAACCCATGGCAAGGCAAAAAAAAATAAACCCTTTTCAAGTCTTTCTTACCGTTTGGCAATTGGGGCGTCAGCGCCCCCTTGTTTTGCTACTACTGGTGCTGACAAGCGGATTCTGGTATGGCTACGAACTGTATATTGCCCGCCCCGGAATGGTATACATGGGGGTTCCCAAAGCTCAAAATTGGAAACAGCCCCATACCTGGACCCGAATTTTCCGTAATGATGGCTTTATGGTGGGCTATTCGGACCTGCGGGGTAACCCCCTATGGGTCAGTTACAAGGTCGAAACCATACCCGATAACGCGCCTTACTATAAACGCCCTCAGCGGTTCAGCGCCGACTGGCGCAATCTAACCCATATCGCCCACGATGATTACCGCCACAGTGGCTACGACCGGGGCCACATGGCGCCCAACTATGCGATTAGCCGGCTTTATGGAGAACAGGCTCAGCTGGATACTTTTCTCATGACCAATATCACTCCGCAAAAACCCAAATTGAATCAAAAATTGTGGCAGCGCCTAGAAGAAGTAGAAATTAATCATTTCACCAAGCGGTTCAAAACGATTTGGGTATTCACCGGTCCAATTTTCGATCCTAATATCGAGCGGCTTAAATCCTCATACCGGGTGGAAATACCCGATGCCTTTTACAAAATCTATTTCGCCCCCTCGCATGAGAAAATGCTTGCCTTTATCGTGAAGCAAGAAGGGGTGCGGGGTAAAGAGCCCCTAGATAAATTTCTGGTCAGTGTTGATGACGTGGAAAAGCAAACCGGCTTTGATTTTTTCCATGAACTAGAAGACACTTTGGAGGAGCAATTGGAATCCTCCACCGAACCGGACCCCTGGCAACTGAAGGAGGTCGCCCGGTTACCCGCCCGCTA
This sequence is a window from Nitrosococcus oceani ATCC 19707. Protein-coding genes within it:
- a CDS encoding efflux RND transporter permease subunit; this translates as MNFARFFTDHPVFASVLSILIIIIGSLAILTLPIERHPQIAPPTVVVSTTYPGASGETVAKTVATPLEQEINGVEDMLYMSSQATNDGALRLTITFELGTDLDKAQVLVQNRVALAEPRLPEEVRRMGISVRKSSPDLSLVVNIISPDQRYDQIYLSNYALIHVREALARLPGVGDIALFGGRDYSMRVWLDPESLASRELTAMDVVRAIREQNVQVAAGTLGEPPIPGSTDLQLTVNTMGRLTEAEQFGKIIVKTGTEGQVTYVRDIARIELGAASYASNLYLGSQPTVGIIIFQRPGSNALETKQAVMETMERLAKDFPPGIAYRVVYDTTTFIEESVKSVVKVLFEAVLIVLVVVLVFLQNWRATLIPMLAVPVSLIGTFAVLAALGFSLNTLTLAAMVLAIGIVVDDAIVVVENVERNLEAGLPRREATLKAMGEVSGAIIAMALVLGAVFIPTAFISGVTGQFYQQFALTIAAATIISAINSLTLSPALSAIFLKSPDEKKDFLQRWLDRLFGWFFKGFNWVFGWFWTKYTLLIRRLVRMSVLMLGIYGGLLGLTYLGFTQVPTGFIPQEDQGYLIVFAQLPDAASLERTDAVLRRANEIILDTKGILSTNAVAGWSVIMRGNQPNVGTIFVILDPFSERTEENLGANAIAETLQQRLGEIQEAFIGVFPPPSVRGIGNLGGFKMEIQDQGGRGLHALQDAVEQVIITGNQTPELSGLFTTFRANVPQIYLDIDRTQARSMGVPLSNVFDTLQVYLGSLYVNDFNLFGRTFRVVAQADGAFRDQPEDIYLLKTRNVSGEMVPLGALVDIQETTGPDKVNRYNLFPAAEVNGDAMPGISSGQAISLMEAIAERELPRGFGFEWTELTYQQILAGNTAVYIFPLCVLFVFLVLAAQYESWSLPLAVILIVPMCLLSAIMGIWFMGMDNNIFTQIGFIVLIGLASKNAILIVEFAKQLQDKQGLNRYKAAVESSRLRLRPILMTSFAFVFGVLPLVIAEGAGAESRELLGVAVLSGMLGVTFFGLVFTPIFYVVVRTFVERRQVRVRAEMPKPVHKEGDIEPLTPGNSD
- a CDS encoding efflux RND transporter periplasmic adaptor subunit, with the translated sequence MIKSFFHAGVVAAIFLGLNGCNDPTPQLSEPPPPEVTVAHPIQREIVEWDYYTGRTEAAKTVEIRARVSGYLDEIAFEPGKIVEKGDLLFVIDQRPYQAVLAQARAGLKRARAQLTLAITELERAEQLVGRKLIAREEYDQRLAERQVAQAEVMEMQAAVESARLDLNFTEIRAPIGGRISRQLVDGGNLIIGGGEGNATLLAILVSIDPIYVYIDADERAVLKYRRLHQEGSRVSARYARILAQVGLATDKDFPFQGIIDYVAPRANPSTGTVRARIVIPNPDDQLSGGFFARVRIPGSGRYRATLITDRAISQDQGQKFVYVVNDENKVAYRRVELGPIVDGLRIVRAGLEPEERIIIKGVQRAREGIEVSPQLAPMTAPEASTQTSAKPLILEAGKEFSPGQG
- a CDS encoding O-acetyl-ADP-ribose deacetylase; the protein is MNDPRITIMQGDITKMEVDAIVNAANQTLLGGGGVDGAIHRAAGPELKEECRSLGGCKTGEAKLTRGYQLPARYIIHTVGPIWKGGQHNEDQLLAQCYRNSLKITLAKKISTLAFPSISTGAYGFPLERACRIALQEVKAFLDQNPGIKQIYFVCFSEKDLKKYQEAFQTMSA
- a CDS encoding M48 family metallopeptidase, giving the protein MDFFQAQNDARRNTNRFVLLFIVAVMVLVLLTNFLVMAFMGAFSAYFGNDLVMGRYADSLLASGGNSADILSWAFWKAFLRVFDWQMFFGVGFIVTAIVAAASFYKIMALSSGGKVVAEMLGGRLIRPNTELPSERRVLNIVEEMAIASGTPVPLVYVLPEAGINAFAAGFTPGDAVIGVTEGSIRHLNRDQLQGVIAHEFSHILNGDIRLNIRLMGLLHGILIISIIGSYLLRYRSSSRRRRSDSTAATVVLGLGLVAIGSVGSFFGSLIKASVSRQREYLADASAVQFTRNPDGIADALRKIGGFAEGSTLESPSAAEVSHAFFANGVRSMLASFLATHPPLGDRIRRIQPHWNGEFLEAGRQADEIISTETPEPVANQSFPFQGAISPAVADIAFAMNNVGRPQQQHLEYAHALIDQVPNELIEAVREPYGARALIHALVINKDSEVRKSQLEHLEKQGDQGVHELTARLLTLVDALGNQFRLPLIEISIASMRQLSPSQYQLFKKNLSVLIEADNKISIFQWALQKIVFHNLDSGFNKPSVFSVTGKYSALSQLENEIGILLSLLVHAEHDNYKDAEKAFNAAKRQLDNIHIKLLQSSIINLNELDTAIDRLALLKPLLKPRVLKACAASITVNNHVSVIEAELLRAFSAAIDCPMPLLLNPLNKG
- a CDS encoding LemA family protein, with protein sequence MGMTGIIALGVIVAMILYVIVIYNRLVAFKNRYKNAFAQIEVQLKRRYDLIPNLVETAKGYLQHERKTLEAVIAARNQAVTDLRQAASDPGSGDAINRLSHAEQTLTGALGKLNIVVEDYPDLKANQNMMQLSEELTSTENRVAFARQSFNDAVMHYNTYKQSFPQNMLAGMFGHGPDSALLQFEDSQAIQAVPSISF
- a CDS encoding glycosyltransferase family protein, yielding MKTIAYFITSHGFGHAARACAVMDALRKNLSKIQFEIYTQVPPWFFQGSLQGNFNYHALLTDIGIVQKSPLHEDLKHTLHALDRFLPFNPSQVVRLAKQIQKNQCELMLCDISPLGITVAKEAEIPAVLIENFTWDWIYQSYLSQHPEIGKYIDFFKGLFETADYHIQTQPACHPTPVDLTTPPVSRKARLFRQQIRSKLSLPQNAPVILISMGGIPPGHYPFLAQIAAQQALFFIIPGVGESLQRHENIVFLPHHSEFFHPDLIQASDLVLGKLGYSTLAETYWAGIPFGYIIRTHFRESEILDKFAKKEMDGFAMNETQFNRGDWISQLPYYLNLPSRERFGPNGSEQIARFILSLSP
- a CDS encoding DNA/RNA non-specific endonuclease is translated as MARQKKINPFQVFLTVWQLGRQRPLVLLLLVLTSGFWYGYELYIARPGMVYMGVPKAQNWKQPHTWTRIFRNDGFMVGYSDLRGNPLWVSYKVETIPDNAPYYKRPQRFSADWRNLTHIAHDDYRHSGYDRGHMAPNYAISRLYGEQAQLDTFLMTNITPQKPKLNQKLWQRLEEVEINHFTKRFKTIWVFTGPIFDPNIERLKSSYRVEIPDAFYKIYFAPSHEKMLAFIVKQEGVRGKEPLDKFLVSVDDVEKQTGFDFFHELEDTLEEQLESSTEPDPWQLKEVARLPARY